One Herbaspirillum rubrisubalbicans genomic window carries:
- a CDS encoding CheR family methyltransferase gives MKPTVPGKGESSGKEFDFNSRDFERVRGLIYQRAGIALADSKQEMVYSRLARRLRATGITSFQQYLDMLERTHDADEWEAFTNALTTNLTSFFREAHHFPILADFLKTLKEPATIWCSAASTGEEPYTIAMTACEAYGSMNPPVQIVATDIDTNVLSTGANGVYPMERIEKMSPERVKKFFLRGKGSHEGYVRVRPELRKLITFKQLNLLADSWPISGQFDVIFCRNVMIYFDKPTQSKILSRFVPLMKPHALLFAGHSENFLYVSDALKLKGKTVYELNATQRGARTKP, from the coding sequence GTGAAGCCGACGGTACCAGGCAAAGGCGAATCATCCGGCAAGGAGTTCGATTTCAATAGCCGCGATTTCGAACGGGTGCGTGGCCTGATCTACCAGCGGGCCGGCATCGCGCTGGCCGACAGCAAACAGGAAATGGTTTACAGCCGCCTGGCGCGGCGTCTGCGGGCCACCGGCATTACCTCTTTCCAACAATACCTCGACATGCTGGAGCGCACCCACGATGCCGATGAGTGGGAAGCTTTCACCAATGCTCTGACCACCAACCTGACCTCGTTCTTCCGCGAAGCCCACCATTTCCCTATCCTGGCGGACTTCCTCAAGACCCTGAAGGAACCGGCCACCATCTGGTGCTCGGCCGCCTCCACCGGGGAAGAGCCCTATACCATCGCCATGACCGCTTGCGAGGCCTATGGCTCGATGAATCCGCCGGTGCAGATCGTGGCCACCGACATCGATACCAATGTGCTCTCCACCGGTGCCAATGGTGTCTATCCCATGGAGCGCATCGAAAAGATGTCGCCCGAGCGGGTCAAGAAATTCTTCCTGCGCGGCAAGGGTAGTCATGAAGGCTACGTGCGCGTGCGCCCGGAACTGCGCAAGCTGATCACCTTCAAGCAACTGAACCTGCTGGCCGATAGTTGGCCTATCAGCGGTCAGTTCGACGTGATCTTCTGCCGCAACGTGATGATCTATTTCGATAAGCCTACCCAGAGCAAGATCCTGTCCCGATTCGTGCCACTGATGAAGCCTCACGCCCTGCTGTTCGCCGGCCACTCGGAGAACTTCCTGTATGTCTCCGACGCCCTCAAACTCAAGGGCAAGACGGTCTACGAACTCAATGCCACGCAGCGCGGTGCGAGGACCAAGCCATGA
- a CDS encoding acyltransferase family protein yields MMKTRNIHLDMAKGLCLILMIAGHTKGINQTLYHLIYSFHMPAFFIISGMTHGASKSDIGSQIWSKFKRLIIPAWIFGLINGIPFFFRLSRGGMDSSEFLSRLIGTLTGAAQVSDTFNCTPLWFLYAMFLVYVFEAIAGSVLVARARMGLAAAIVVLLCVDPLSYQSSAPVQVKYALTGILFFQLGVLLKDALVAPKEGNTGLWLLVSFLVWIFPASYSPTLGLNSGNLGAGYWVLLSLFVALAGTFFIIKLCQMMPPMALLQKLAQVSLPVVGLNYLIEQRLNVYLTGASLFLVETLILVAIAFATLKGGRVGRALNGRI; encoded by the coding sequence ATGATGAAAACAAGAAACATCCATCTCGATATGGCCAAAGGGCTTTGCCTCATCCTGATGATTGCTGGTCATACCAAGGGAATCAATCAAACCTTGTATCACCTCATCTATTCCTTCCACATGCCTGCCTTTTTCATCATTTCAGGCATGACCCACGGGGCAAGCAAGTCGGATATCGGGTCTCAGATCTGGAGCAAGTTCAAGCGACTCATCATTCCCGCATGGATTTTCGGCCTCATCAACGGCATTCCATTTTTCTTCAGATTGAGCCGGGGAGGGATGGATTCCAGCGAATTCTTGTCGCGGCTCATCGGAACCCTTACCGGGGCTGCACAGGTCAGCGATACCTTCAACTGCACGCCCCTCTGGTTTTTGTACGCCATGTTCCTGGTGTATGTGTTCGAGGCCATTGCGGGTAGTGTCCTGGTTGCGCGGGCAAGAATGGGACTGGCGGCGGCCATTGTCGTGCTGCTTTGCGTTGATCCGCTGTCTTACCAGTCATCGGCCCCTGTGCAAGTCAAATATGCGTTGACGGGCATTCTCTTTTTCCAGTTGGGCGTGCTGCTCAAGGATGCTCTGGTGGCGCCCAAAGAAGGTAATACGGGGCTGTGGCTGTTGGTCTCTTTCTTGGTGTGGATCTTTCCCGCTTCATACAGTCCTACGTTGGGTCTTAACAGTGGGAACCTGGGGGCAGGATATTGGGTATTGCTTTCCTTGTTCGTCGCACTGGCTGGTACCTTCTTCATCATCAAGCTGTGCCAGATGATGCCTCCCATGGCCTTGCTGCAAAAGCTGGCCCAGGTCAGTTTGCCGGTGGTCGGTCTCAACTATCTGATCGAGCAGCGGCTCAATGTCTATCTCACGGGGGCGAGCCTCTTTCTGGTGGAAACGCTGATTCTTGTTGCTATCGCTTTTGCGACACTCAAAGGCGGCCGGGTTGGGCGTGCGCTGAATGGTCGCATCTAG
- a CDS encoding serine O-acetyltransferase — translation MPQDPDWQADLARYNLPRPFLKEQSIWAIWVYRWGRRIEARPAGLMRKLQNTLYWPLFRLTETAFGISLPRGARIGPGLRIWHFGNIFVNEQAVIGARCTLRQGVTIGNRHADGPSPVIGNDVELGAYAQVLGGIHLGDGCKIGAMSVVLHDVPPGATVVGAPARVVSTVGAVVP, via the coding sequence ATGCCGCAGGACCCTGACTGGCAGGCTGATCTGGCGCGCTACAATCTGCCTCGTCCTTTTTTGAAAGAACAATCCATTTGGGCCATCTGGGTCTATCGCTGGGGGCGTCGTATCGAAGCGCGCCCTGCCGGCCTGATGCGCAAACTGCAGAACACCTTGTACTGGCCGCTGTTTCGCCTGACCGAAACCGCTTTCGGCATCAGCCTGCCACGCGGTGCCAGGATAGGGCCGGGGCTGCGGATCTGGCACTTCGGCAATATCTTCGTCAACGAACAGGCGGTCATTGGCGCGCGCTGCACCTTGCGACAAGGTGTGACTATCGGCAATCGCCATGCCGATGGTCCTTCACCGGTAATCGGCAATGATGTGGAGTTGGGTGCGTATGCCCAAGTGCTGGGTGGTATTCATCTAGGGGATGGCTGCAAGATCGGGGCAATGTCGGTGGTGTTGCACGATGTTCCCCCTGGGGCGACGGTGGTGGGGGCGCCGGCGCGGGTAGTGTCCACGGTTGGAGCAGTTGTGCCGTGA
- a CDS encoding acyltransferase family protein encodes MQHKDHFLTLDGFRGIAAILVVLRHTTPYFGDNPFFSSYLAVDLFFLLSGAVVARSYEHRLQQDMSLRQFMWIRLLRLYPLYFLGMCIGIFAALAGLSAFQGKLHVAAAVGLLMLPGLHSPLLFPLNGPAWSLSSEIIANFIYGWKVRQATNNVLLLVMLLCLAGMVLFVTFASQHSLDAGFQRRTYYVSLLRIGFSFSAGLLLYRWFARRGIRAIISNGRASLAIVGVALILMMAPAAAIVPLYDILAAGLGFPLLVYAGMRFQPAGKLASLCRFLGVISYPIYIVHSPLAELFKHGFPRISGGHEIAEFVPWAGFGLLAALIGLAWLLHHFYDTPVRKAIGKWASSRQAGAVSAAQIK; translated from the coding sequence ATGCAGCATAAAGACCATTTCCTCACACTCGACGGCTTTCGCGGGATAGCAGCCATTCTCGTGGTGCTCAGGCATACCACACCCTACTTTGGCGACAATCCATTTTTCTCAAGCTATCTCGCCGTGGACCTGTTCTTCCTGCTGAGTGGCGCTGTGGTAGCACGCTCTTATGAACATCGGCTCCAGCAGGACATGAGCCTGCGGCAGTTCATGTGGATCCGCCTGCTGCGCCTGTATCCGCTCTATTTCCTGGGAATGTGTATCGGCATTTTCGCCGCGCTCGCAGGTCTGTCGGCATTCCAGGGCAAACTGCATGTCGCCGCTGCCGTAGGCTTGCTCATGCTGCCAGGGCTGCACTCTCCCTTGCTGTTCCCATTGAATGGCCCGGCGTGGTCACTCTCCTCTGAAATCATCGCCAATTTCATCTATGGGTGGAAGGTGCGCCAGGCCACCAACAATGTACTCCTGCTGGTGATGCTGTTGTGCCTGGCCGGCATGGTGCTGTTCGTGACCTTCGCCTCGCAGCACAGCCTGGATGCGGGCTTCCAGCGCCGCACTTATTATGTAAGCCTGCTGCGCATCGGCTTCTCGTTTTCCGCCGGGTTGCTGCTCTACCGCTGGTTCGCCCGTCGAGGAATACGCGCCATCATCAGCAATGGCAGGGCCAGTCTGGCCATCGTAGGCGTTGCGCTCATCTTGATGATGGCACCGGCCGCCGCCATCGTTCCTCTTTACGATATTCTGGCGGCGGGGCTGGGCTTTCCGTTGCTGGTCTATGCCGGAATGCGCTTCCAGCCAGCCGGCAAACTGGCTTCCCTTTGCCGCTTCCTGGGCGTGATCTCCTACCCGATCTACATCGTCCACAGTCCGCTGGCTGAACTGTTCAAGCATGGCTTCCCCAGGATCAGCGGCGGGCATGAAATAGCCGAGTTTGTCCCCTGGGCCGGCTTTGGCTTGCTTGCCGCCTTGATTGGATTAGCGTGGCTACTGCATCACTTCTATGACACACCGGTGCGCAAGGCCATCGGCAAGTGGGCGTCGTCCCGACAGGCTGGCGCCGTATCCGCCGCGCAGATCAAGTGA
- a CDS encoding glycerate kinase — protein sequence MTLASSTAHAPVVVIAPDSYKGSLSAQEVASAIGAGIKAALPHAQVRLCPIADGGEGTLDALMHAGGERLTLSCRNAAGHPMEAAAGVLKDGSAVVESAAIVGLTDAAGTAVPVEQRTTLGVGDAIKSLLDRGARRFLVALGGSSTNDGGAGLLVALGVVLRDAAGHIVPPQPCQLHRVASIDATGLDSRVKQAHFVAMSDVDNPLCGEEGATAVFGPQKGVQAEQVEHLDQALAHFASVLEPALGHRAADKPGAGAAGGLGYALLMLGAQLRSGAETVADHIGLDHALAGADWLITGEGRSDAQTLHGKAPFIASQRARRAGVPTTLLSGGIDRKALEQLHTSFSGCFSITFGPMNLQEAIAQAPGLLKDSGEQLARLWQAGRAY from the coding sequence ATGACCCTAGCCAGCTCCACTGCTCACGCCCCCGTCGTCGTTATCGCCCCGGATTCGTACAAAGGCTCCCTGTCGGCTCAAGAAGTCGCCTCGGCCATCGGCGCCGGCATCAAGGCCGCCCTTCCCCATGCCCAAGTCAGGCTTTGCCCCATCGCCGACGGCGGCGAAGGTACGCTTGATGCGCTCATGCACGCCGGGGGCGAACGCCTCACCCTCTCCTGCCGCAATGCCGCGGGCCATCCCATGGAGGCCGCCGCAGGTGTTCTCAAGGATGGCAGTGCGGTGGTGGAATCGGCGGCCATCGTCGGGCTGACCGATGCTGCGGGGACCGCAGTGCCGGTGGAACAACGCACCACGTTGGGCGTGGGCGATGCCATCAAGAGCCTGCTGGATCGAGGAGCGCGCCGCTTTCTGGTGGCGCTGGGCGGCAGCAGCACCAATGACGGCGGGGCCGGATTGCTGGTGGCACTGGGCGTGGTGTTGCGCGACGCCGCCGGTCACATCGTGCCGCCCCAGCCATGCCAGTTGCATCGCGTGGCCAGTATCGATGCGACGGGGCTGGATAGTCGCGTCAAGCAAGCGCATTTCGTGGCGATGTCGGATGTAGACAATCCCCTGTGCGGAGAAGAAGGCGCAACGGCCGTGTTCGGCCCACAAAAAGGTGTTCAGGCTGAACAGGTGGAACACCTGGACCAAGCCCTGGCGCATTTCGCCAGTGTGCTGGAACCGGCCCTGGGTCATCGGGCTGCCGACAAACCCGGCGCCGGTGCGGCCGGCGGCCTGGGCTACGCCCTGCTGATGCTGGGCGCGCAATTGCGCTCTGGAGCCGAGACCGTGGCCGACCACATCGGTCTGGACCATGCGCTGGCTGGCGCCGACTGGCTGATCACCGGTGAAGGCCGCAGTGACGCCCAGACCTTGCACGGCAAGGCCCCCTTCATCGCCAGCCAGCGGGCACGCCGCGCGGGCGTGCCCACCACACTGCTTTCGGGCGGAATAGATCGCAAGGCACTGGAGCAGCTGCATACCAGCTTCTCCGGTTGTTTCTCCATCACTTTCGGGCCAATGAACCTGCAGGAAGCCATCGCCCAGGCACCCGGGCTGCTCAAAGACAGTGGCGAGCAGTTGGCGCGGTTGTGGCAAGCAGGCCGCGCCTACTGA
- a CDS encoding metal/formaldehyde-sensitive transcriptional repressor has protein sequence MAHLTQDTDALLKRVRRIGGQVQALERALEGQADCGKTLHLAAAIRGAVHGLMEELIEAHAREHVARPGLTDEQRRQGLEEVLEAIHRYTK, from the coding sequence ATGGCACACCTGACACAGGACACGGACGCCCTGCTCAAGCGCGTGCGCCGCATTGGCGGCCAGGTGCAGGCGCTGGAGCGCGCCCTGGAAGGCCAGGCCGATTGCGGCAAGACGCTGCATCTAGCTGCCGCCATTCGCGGCGCTGTGCATGGGCTGATGGAAGAACTGATCGAAGCCCATGCCCGCGAGCACGTCGCCCGCCCCGGCCTGACCGACGAACAGCGCCGCCAGGGCCTGGAAGAGGTGCTGGAAGCGATTCACCGCTACACCAAATAA
- the dmeF gene encoding CDF family Co(II)/Ni(II) efflux transporter DmeF has translation MHSTSSYRHEHIYLGTNHDRNTRRTLWVVALTAVMMVAEIAAGYFTGSMALLADGFHMATHTGALAIAAGAYVFARRHAHDSRFSFGTGKVGDLAGFASALVLAVIAVGIGGESLWRLASPDTVNFGEAIPIAVVGLIVNIASALLLMEGHHDHHAHGHHAHDEHEHTHHQDHHHVGHDNNLRSAYLHVVADALTSVLAIAALLAGLYLGWTWLDPLMGVVGAVVIARWSYSLLRTSAGVLLDMTDAQVAARIEQALASQEVQIDDLHVWRIGPSARAAIVSVSTSTAVTEGQLRHKLAGLGELHHLTLELRQR, from the coding sequence ATGCACAGCACTTCCTCATATCGCCACGAGCACATCTACCTGGGCACCAACCATGACCGCAACACCCGCCGCACCTTGTGGGTAGTGGCCTTGACGGCGGTGATGATGGTCGCCGAGATCGCCGCGGGTTACTTCACCGGCTCCATGGCCCTGCTGGCCGATGGCTTCCACATGGCCACCCATACCGGAGCACTGGCCATCGCCGCCGGTGCCTACGTCTTCGCTCGTCGCCACGCCCATGACAGCCGCTTCAGCTTCGGCACCGGCAAGGTGGGCGACCTGGCCGGTTTTGCCTCGGCCCTGGTGCTGGCGGTGATCGCCGTGGGCATCGGCGGCGAATCCCTGTGGCGCCTGGCCAGTCCTGACACGGTCAACTTCGGCGAAGCCATTCCGATTGCCGTGGTCGGATTGATCGTCAACATCGCCAGTGCCTTGCTGCTGATGGAGGGACATCATGACCATCATGCTCATGGGCATCATGCGCATGACGAACACGAACATACCCACCATCAGGATCACCACCATGTGGGCCACGACAACAACCTGCGTTCGGCCTATCTGCACGTGGTCGCCGACGCCCTCACCTCGGTGCTGGCCATCGCCGCCCTGCTGGCCGGGCTCTACCTCGGCTGGACTTGGCTGGACCCCTTGATGGGCGTGGTCGGCGCGGTGGTCATTGCGCGCTGGTCATACAGTTTGCTGCGTACCAGTGCGGGGGTGTTGCTGGATATGACCGATGCCCAGGTCGCAGCCCGCATTGAGCAGGCACTCGCAAGTCAAGAGGTGCAGATCGATGACTTGCACGTCTGGCGCATCGGCCCTTCGGCACGGGCGGCCATCGTCAGCGTGAGTACGTCCACGGCAGTGACCGAAGGACAGTTGCGCCACAAGCTGGCCGGACTGGGTGAGCTGCATCATCTGACGCTGGAACTCAGGCAACGATGA
- a CDS encoding methyl-accepting chemotaxis protein, producing MAKSRGAGATGAAWGAWRGVLPWVVGLVLGGGAAVVLDMVAAGQWLGAPGVSCVAVLLGMIGFALARRGEQSQAGPLVDKISGEIDHIMIGAAETSFFVDTIKTKIGKDVVAAERIATSAEQNAATTEQIAANAERASSIAAEVRSESVSGRAEVDRGLQQIGQARTDALSASSMMAQLQEKSRRIHGITEVISEIAARTNLLALNAAIEAARAGEQGRGFAVVAGEVRQLAQRTKEATDDIGVMVRAITEEAERAASGMNSLSSRVLEAAQNVEKVHGLLNSIERSASQSQEQIEEIALASREHVQTTQEIAEAITDIRNGMLHTDAELPRVATSAMELSERAEVVFEAIIDGGAHSGHDEIRVAAVEAAQAVGKLFEGAIRAGQITEAALFDRSYTPIPHTSPQKHSSQFDGFTDRVLPALQEGLLERMPQLAYAGAVDNNGYFPTHNKKFSQPLTGDYDVDLVNNRTKRIFSDRTGKRCGANTKPFLLQTYRRDTGEVMHDLSVPIYVNGKHWGGFRVGYRSSHVPAAAPVAAAAPAPTPARTATRQPATPRAARPVRISKV from the coding sequence ATGGCAAAGAGCAGAGGGGCCGGTGCTACCGGTGCGGCATGGGGGGCTTGGCGGGGCGTCTTGCCCTGGGTGGTTGGGCTGGTGCTGGGTGGCGGGGCGGCAGTGGTACTGGACATGGTGGCAGCCGGGCAGTGGCTGGGTGCTCCAGGCGTCAGTTGCGTCGCGGTGCTGCTGGGCATGATCGGTTTTGCGTTGGCGCGTCGCGGCGAGCAGTCGCAGGCAGGGCCGCTGGTGGACAAGATCAGTGGCGAGATCGATCACATCATGATCGGTGCGGCTGAAACTTCTTTCTTTGTCGATACCATCAAGACCAAGATCGGCAAGGACGTGGTCGCAGCCGAGCGCATCGCCACCAGTGCCGAGCAGAATGCGGCCACCACCGAGCAGATCGCTGCCAACGCCGAGCGGGCTTCCTCCATCGCGGCCGAGGTCCGCAGCGAGAGCGTCAGCGGGCGCGCCGAGGTGGATCGCGGCTTGCAGCAGATCGGTCAGGCACGCACGGATGCGCTGTCTGCCTCATCGATGATGGCGCAACTGCAGGAAAAGTCGCGTCGTATCCATGGCATCACCGAAGTCATCAGCGAGATCGCCGCACGCACCAACCTGCTGGCCCTGAACGCCGCCATCGAGGCCGCGCGCGCGGGCGAGCAGGGGCGCGGCTTTGCGGTGGTGGCAGGGGAAGTGCGCCAGCTGGCCCAGCGCACCAAGGAGGCCACTGATGACATCGGCGTGATGGTGCGTGCCATCACTGAAGAAGCCGAGCGTGCGGCCTCGGGCATGAATTCACTGAGCAGCCGGGTGCTGGAGGCGGCGCAGAACGTGGAAAAGGTGCATGGCCTCTTGAACAGTATCGAGCGCTCGGCCAGCCAGTCGCAGGAACAGATTGAGGAAATCGCGCTGGCCTCGCGCGAGCACGTACAGACCACCCAGGAAATCGCCGAGGCGATCACCGATATCCGTAACGGCATGTTGCATACCGATGCCGAGTTGCCGCGCGTGGCGACTTCGGCCATGGAGCTCTCGGAACGCGCCGAGGTGGTGTTCGAGGCCATCATCGACGGTGGTGCCCACAGTGGGCATGACGAGATCCGGGTGGCGGCGGTGGAGGCGGCACAGGCGGTGGGCAAGCTGTTCGAGGGAGCGATACGGGCCGGGCAGATTACCGAAGCGGCCCTGTTCGATCGGAGCTATACACCTATTCCCCATACCTCGCCGCAGAAGCATTCCAGCCAGTTCGACGGGTTCACCGACCGCGTGCTGCCGGCCCTGCAGGAGGGGCTGCTGGAGCGTATGCCGCAACTGGCCTATGCCGGAGCGGTTGATAACAACGGTTACTTTCCGACTCACAATAAGAAGTTCTCTCAGCCGCTCACCGGCGACTACGACGTGGACCTGGTCAACAACCGTACCAAGCGCATCTTCAGTGACCGTACCGGCAAGCGCTGCGGTGCCAATACCAAGCCCTTCCTGTTGCAGACCTATCGCCGTGATACCGGCGAGGTGATGCACGACCTGTCGGTGCCCATCTACGTCAACGGCAAGCACTGGGGGGGCTTCCGGGTTGGCTACCGCTCCAGTCATGTGCCTGCGGCCGCTCCGGTGGCAGCAGCCGCGCCGGCTCCTACCCCGGCGCGCACGGCCACACGCCAGCCTGCCACGCCGCGTGCGGCCCGACCGGTGAGGATTTCCAAGGTTTGA
- a CDS encoding IS110 family transposase, which translates to MQSTALVGIDLGKQSFHLHGQDARGKALWRKKLNRKQLTEFFATLEPCAVVMEACAGAHWMARKLTGFGHEAKLISPQFVRPFVKGNKNDFVDAEAICEAASRPSMRFVSPKTETQQTLSALHRVRESFIRDRTRAVNQIHGFLLEFGISLPTGMAVIKRLPVVLCEHTLPPRMVAILEGLHSHVGYLSERIAEIDKEMSRQLAEDDLGQRLLTMPGVGPVTASILAAEMGDGKQYGCGRDFAASLGLVPRQYSTGGKANLLGISKRGDKNIRRLLVQCARSYMQRLDRQTGQLAHWVRSMLLRRHSNVVACALANKLARIAWALATRHTEFNPGPDLKTA; encoded by the coding sequence ATGCAAAGCACAGCACTGGTAGGGATCGATCTGGGCAAGCAGTCTTTCCACCTGCACGGTCAGGATGCACGAGGCAAGGCGCTTTGGCGCAAGAAGCTCAACCGCAAGCAACTCACGGAGTTTTTTGCCACGCTTGAGCCTTGCGCTGTCGTCATGGAAGCCTGTGCCGGTGCGCATTGGATGGCACGCAAGCTGACTGGTTTTGGTCATGAGGCCAAGCTGATTTCTCCGCAATTTGTCCGTCCTTTCGTCAAGGGTAACAAGAACGACTTCGTGGACGCTGAAGCGATCTGCGAAGCTGCTTCGCGCCCTTCCATGCGCTTCGTCTCGCCCAAGACCGAGACTCAACAAACCTTGTCCGCACTGCATCGAGTCCGTGAGTCGTTCATCCGTGACCGGACTCGCGCGGTCAATCAGATACACGGTTTCCTGCTGGAATTCGGCATTAGCTTGCCCACCGGCATGGCCGTCATCAAACGCTTGCCAGTGGTGCTCTGCGAGCACACCCTGCCCCCTCGCATGGTGGCGATCCTGGAAGGTCTGCACAGTCACGTCGGCTACTTGAGCGAGCGCATCGCAGAGATCGACAAGGAGATGTCCCGGCAACTTGCCGAAGATGACTTGGGGCAACGGCTGTTGACGATGCCTGGTGTAGGGCCGGTGACGGCCAGCATATTGGCTGCCGAGATGGGCGACGGTAAACAATATGGATGTGGCCGCGACTTTGCAGCCTCATTGGGATTGGTCCCACGACAGTACAGCACCGGTGGCAAGGCTAACCTGCTGGGCATCAGCAAACGCGGCGACAAGAACATTCGTCGCCTGCTGGTGCAGTGCGCGCGAAGTTACATGCAGCGCCTTGACCGCCAGACGGGACAGCTCGCGCACTGGGTGCGATCCATGTTGTTACGCCGACATTCCAACGTCGTGGCCTGCGCGCTGGCCAACAAATTGGCGCGTATCGCCTGGGCCTTGGCGACCCGGCACACCGAATTCAATCCGGGACCAGACCTCAAGACAGCCTGA
- the kdsB gene encoding 3-deoxy-manno-octulosonate cytidylyltransferase has protein sequence MHCIAVIPARFGSSRLPGKPLADILGKPMIQHVYERVRSLDELADVVVATDDERIVAAVNAFGGKALLTSPHHPSGTDRLREVMQHHPADLYLNVQGDEPLVNPTHLRSLLQAMLAAPQVQAGTLCHAITAGEAENPNTVKVVRNRAGDALYFSRARIPFERESSGKARYFKHIGVYAYRAELLAAFPGLPPSELEGAEMLEQLRIMDAGWQIRVIEVDHAAPGVDTPACLERVRALMSGLPDPALKTGSLADVKLVITDIDGVLTDGGIWYDDSGECLKRFHVRDGMGIKMLQEAGVNVAVISGRDSATLRRRLADLGITVFQLGAKDKAGACRAIMEQFQVGPEATAMIGDDSIDLPGFAACAWPVAVDDAPDYVKRHARVVLTKAGGQGAFREFSDSVLNAQNRSAIYDSVAGYAQAMSRMAQ, from the coding sequence ATGCACTGTATCGCTGTCATTCCGGCCCGCTTCGGCTCCAGTCGCCTGCCCGGCAAGCCTCTCGCCGACATTCTGGGCAAGCCCATGATCCAGCACGTCTATGAACGTGTGAGAAGTCTCGATGAACTGGCCGACGTGGTGGTAGCCACAGACGATGAACGCATCGTTGCCGCCGTGAACGCCTTCGGAGGCAAGGCCCTGTTGACCTCGCCTCACCATCCCTCCGGCACCGACCGCCTACGCGAGGTGATGCAACACCATCCGGCCGATCTCTACCTCAACGTGCAGGGTGACGAGCCTCTGGTCAATCCGACGCACCTGCGCAGCCTGCTGCAAGCCATGCTGGCGGCCCCCCAGGTGCAGGCCGGCACGCTGTGCCATGCCATTACCGCAGGCGAGGCCGAGAACCCCAATACCGTCAAGGTAGTGCGCAACCGGGCCGGGGATGCGCTGTATTTCAGCCGCGCACGCATCCCCTTCGAACGCGAGTCCAGCGGCAAGGCCCGTTACTTCAAACATATTGGCGTGTATGCGTATCGCGCCGAACTGCTGGCCGCTTTCCCGGGATTGCCCCCCAGTGAACTGGAAGGCGCAGAAATGCTGGAACAACTGCGCATCATGGATGCCGGTTGGCAGATCCGCGTGATCGAAGTCGACCATGCGGCACCCGGCGTAGATACGCCGGCTTGCCTGGAGCGCGTGCGCGCACTCATGTCCGGTCTGCCGGACCCGGCGCTGAAGACCGGCAGCCTGGCCGACGTGAAGCTGGTCATCACCGATATCGACGGCGTACTCACCGATGGCGGCATCTGGTACGACGACAGTGGCGAATGCCTCAAGCGCTTCCACGTGCGCGATGGCATGGGCATCAAGATGCTGCAGGAAGCCGGCGTCAACGTGGCCGTGATCTCCGGTCGCGATTCGGCCACCCTGCGCCGCCGCCTGGCTGACCTGGGCATCACCGTGTTCCAACTCGGTGCCAAGGACAAGGCCGGCGCCTGCCGGGCCATCATGGAGCAATTCCAGGTCGGCCCCGAAGCCACCGCCATGATCGGTGACGACAGCATCGACCTGCCCGGCTTTGCCGCCTGCGCCTGGCCGGTGGCCGTCGATGACGCGCCGGACTACGTCAAACGTCATGCCCGCGTGGTGCTGACCAAGGCGGGCGGGCAAGGGGCCTTCCGTGAATTTTCCGATAGCGTATTGAACGCACAGAACCGTTCAGCCATCTATGACAGCGTTGCTGGATATGCCCAGGCCATGAGCCGCATGGCGCAGTAA
- a CDS encoding FxDxF family PEP-CTERM protein, producing MKKLLATAAVALSLSMAGTAAYASVTTLTLTDNTAGFSSSQSGAFNDTYNFTISSLSDLSSSVTASIVTRSTTAPTTLTSFLLTNIASGATYASVSNTSVTNLAGVKTYVTTYAIAASSLAAGMYKLTVTGRGSYGGNLTLTSAVPEASTTSMMLGGLAFVGLMAARRRRKDAQQPTSIAGLAAA from the coding sequence ATGAAAAAACTCCTCGCCACTGCTGCCGTTGCACTGTCGCTGTCCATGGCTGGCACCGCCGCTTACGCTAGCGTGACCACCCTGACCCTGACCGACAACACTGCCGGTTTCAGCTCTTCGCAATCCGGCGCATTCAACGACACCTACAACTTCACTATCAGCAGCCTGTCGGACCTGTCCTCTTCGGTCACCGCTTCCATCGTCACCCGTTCGACTACCGCGCCAACCACGCTGACCAGCTTCCTGCTGACCAACATCGCCAGCGGCGCGACCTATGCCAGCGTTTCCAACACCAGCGTCACCAATCTCGCCGGCGTGAAGACCTATGTCACGACCTACGCCATTGCGGCCTCTTCACTGGCTGCTGGTATGTACAAGCTCACCGTCACCGGTCGTGGCTCCTACGGCGGCAACCTGACCCTGACTTCGGCCGTACCGGAAGCCTCGACCACGTCGATGATGCTGGGCGGCCTGGCTTTCGTCGGTCTGATGGCGGCACGTCGTCGTCGCAAGGATGCGCAACAACCGACCAGCATTGCCGGTCTGGCCGCTGCCTAA